Within the Geotoga petraea genome, the region TCAATGTATATACATTTATTTAAAAAGCTGATTCAAAAAATAAATTTGAATCAGCTTAATTTTATGTTTTTTATACAAATATATTTTATATAAATTCAAATCATCTTATCATTAGACACTTTTGCCGCACTCCAACCAAGTGATTTAGCCCAAACTCTAAGATCAGCTCTTTGTTCCCTAAGCCAACCCTCATAAATAGCTCCTAAAAAATCAGCAAATCCTCCTAAACCGCCAACATCATCAAATACAGACAAACCTTCCTTATTAATACACACAGGTTTATGTTTTTTAACCACAATTTCTTTCGATTCTTTTAGTTCTTCTTCACTAACAATGTTTTTTTCAAGAAAACTTTTACAATCTTTATATTTGGTGATAAGAACAGTCCAATCATCTCCAAAATCATATCTATATATAATTTCTTTTGTCACTGGGAAAAGATCATTTGAATCAATGGTTTCATCTGAAGCAGCCAAAATTTTATCAACTACAAGACTCTCCATCAAATTATCTATCCCTCCCTCTATACCAATAGAAGAATTCATCTCTTCAAGTGTTAAGTCAATTAATGGAGATTTTTTTAAAACCTTTACTTTTTTATCTCCATCTTTTTTAGACCTTTTTGAATATTCTTCAAAAGATTCTTGTACTTCCATCATACTAAAATGCTTCAAAAGTTCTTGCACATTCTTTTGGGCAACATTTAATTTCTCCATATTACCTTCGTATACATATGGCCCTGTATACTTTTTCTTGAGCCATTTCTTGAAACTACCACTTTCATAATTATCATCCCAAAACAAATCTTCGCCAATCTCGGAAGGAGGTTGAAATAATACCCCAACCAATTTCGACCATCCTTTGACAGTACCCCCTGTTAATTCGTCAAATAATTGAGAATGTAAACGGAAATTCCTTAAATGTGAGTTTTGCCATCCAAATAACTTTTGAATTGCGTAATGAAGATTGTGAAGTGGCATATCTGAAGGGATTAAAACATCTCTTGAAATTGATTCTCCATCTGGAGATTCACCATATCTTTTTAACATCCTTTTCTGATAATCTGATAAATAATCACTTCTTAATTCTAAATTTATACAAAATGGTTGAATTTTTTCCACCATAATATACTCCTTCTATTTCTCATTTGGTTTCGAAATAGTTTTTCTATTTTTATACCTAATAATATTATATGACCGGTTAATCTTAAGTCAAATTCAACATAACTATAAATACTCGAATTCTTTAACCCATCAAACCTTGTTCAATAATAAAATCTTTTTGAGAAAATTATTTATTATAAAAATACTTATACATTAACTAAAGCCCCATTCTAAGAATGGGGCTTTAGTTAGTATTAAATAATATATTCTTATTAGATTATTTATGATTTTCTGATAAAAGTTTTCCTCCTTGACCTATGTTATCCATATCATTTTCTCTAAT harbors:
- a CDS encoding IS1096 element passenger TnpR family protein → MVEKIQPFCINLELRSDYLSDYQKRMLKRYGESPDGESISRDVLIPSDMPLHNLHYAIQKLFGWQNSHLRNFRLHSQLFDELTGGTVKGWSKLVGVLFQPPSEIGEDLFWDDNYESGSFKKWLKKKYTGPYVYEGNMEKLNVAQKNVQELLKHFSMMEVQESFEEYSKRSKKDGDKKVKVLKKSPLIDLTLEEMNSSIGIEGGIDNLMESLVVDKILAASDETIDSNDLFPVTKEIIYRYDFGDDWTVLITKYKDCKSFLEKNIVSEEELKESKEIVVKKHKPVCINKEGLSVFDDVGGLGGFADFLGAIYEGWLREQRADLRVWAKSLGWSAAKVSNDKMI